One segment of Pseudodesulfovibrio sp. 5S69 DNA contains the following:
- a CDS encoding TolC family outer membrane protein, whose product MKKLVPAILLFTLALSVPAFAANGTMTLKDSVIAAVKQHPQIKALLNNKDAVAMAKRSALGRFFPSLDLTGEYGKQQYDDANNRRNNTEERWRTPTDFRATLTQPIFDGFDRWHDFKREGFRLTSAEGRLVDNVETVGLDAVRSHVDVVRLRKLVALAEDNIAAHQHLLDSITERVQGGAGNRADEMQAKGRVARAQTTLVTYTGELRTAEAQYIRTVGTAPTSLADPQYLPNYIPGNADQILNLSLENNPKIAVYKAEINVAEQTKGQLESTMYPTDDAYLSTRHTDNLDGVDSYIQDNKAMLRARWNIFNGTSDYYDIKTAAARIREAQDNLQDTTDDIIRQVASTWADYQSSLDQIQKYQEALQYSLESLDMYLMQFNVGQRSLLDLLDATNEVFTNRVQLETATMNRDFTVYKFLALEGQLMKTLEIAPNTYENMSTETTASK is encoded by the coding sequence ATGAAAAAACTTGTTCCTGCAATTCTCCTCTTCACGTTGGCGCTGTCGGTGCCGGCTTTCGCCGCCAACGGCACGATGACGCTCAAGGACAGCGTCATCGCGGCGGTCAAGCAGCATCCGCAGATCAAGGCGCTTTTGAACAACAAGGACGCCGTGGCCATGGCCAAGCGTTCCGCGCTGGGCCGCTTCTTCCCGTCCCTCGACCTGACCGGCGAATACGGCAAGCAGCAGTACGACGACGCCAACAACCGCCGGAACAATACCGAAGAGCGCTGGCGCACCCCGACCGACTTTCGGGCCACCCTGACCCAGCCCATCTTCGACGGCTTCGACCGTTGGCACGATTTCAAGCGTGAAGGCTTCCGCCTGACCTCGGCCGAAGGCCGCCTGGTGGACAACGTCGAGACCGTGGGCCTGGATGCCGTCCGTTCCCACGTGGATGTGGTCCGCCTGCGCAAGCTGGTCGCCCTGGCGGAAGACAACATCGCCGCGCACCAGCACCTGCTCGATTCCATCACCGAACGCGTCCAGGGCGGAGCGGGCAACCGCGCCGACGAGATGCAGGCCAAGGGCCGCGTCGCCCGCGCCCAGACCACCCTGGTCACCTATACCGGCGAACTGCGCACCGCCGAGGCCCAGTACATCCGCACCGTGGGAACGGCTCCCACCTCTCTGGCCGATCCCCAGTATCTGCCGAACTACATCCCCGGCAACGCCGACCAGATTCTCAACCTTTCCCTGGAAAACAACCCCAAAATCGCCGTGTACAAGGCCGAAATCAACGTGGCCGAGCAGACCAAGGGCCAGCTCGAATCGACCATGTACCCGACCGACGACGCCTATCTGTCCACCCGACATACCGACAACCTCGACGGCGTGGACTCCTATATCCAGGACAACAAGGCCATGCTGCGCGCCCGGTGGAACATCTTCAACGGCACCAGTGACTACTACGACATCAAGACCGCCGCCGCCCGCATCCGCGAGGCGCAGGACAACCTGCAGGACACCACCGACGACATCATCCGCCAGGTGGCCTCCACCTGGGCCGACTACCAGTCCAGCCTGGACCAAATCCAGAAGTACCAGGAAGCCCTGCAGTACAGCCTCGAATCCCTGGACATGTACCTGATGCAGTTCAACGTGGGCCAGCGCTCCCTGCTCGACCTCCTGGACGCCACCAACGAGGTGTTCACCAACCGCGTGCAGCTTGAGACCGCGACCATGAACCGCGACTTCACCGTCTACAAGTTCCTGGCCCTCGAAGGCCAGCTCATGAAGACCCTGGAGATCGCGCCCAATACCTACGAGAACATGTCCACGGAGACCACCGCTTCCAAGTAG